Proteins from one Saccharomyces eubayanus strain FM1318 chromosome XI, whole genome shotgun sequence genomic window:
- the VMA5 gene encoding H(+)-transporting V1 sector ATPase subunit C: MATALYTANDFILISLPQNAQPVTAPGSKTDLWFHESLIGGRAFVSDFKIPEFKIGSLDTLIVESEELSKVDNQIGASIGKIIEILQGLTETSTNAYKTLPINNMPVPEYLENFQWQTRKFKLDKSIKDLITLISDESSQLDADVRATFANYNSAKTNLAAAERKKTGDLSVRSLHDIVKPENFVLHSEHLTTVLVAVPKSLKSDFENCYETLSKNVVPASAGVIAEDAEYVLFNVHLFKKNVQEFTAAAREKKFIPREFNYSEELIDQLKKEHDSAASLEQSLRVQLVRLAKTAYVDVFINWFHIKALRVYVESVLRYGLPPHFNIKIIAVPPKNLSRCKSELTDAFGFLGGNAFIKDKKGKINKQDTSLHQYASLVDTEYEPFVMYIINL; the protein is encoded by the coding sequence atggCTACTGCGTTATATACTGCAAACGATTTTATATTAATCTCTTTACCTCAAAATGCCCAACCTGTTACCGCCCCTGGTTCCAAAACCGATTTGTGGTTTCACGAGAGTTTAATTGGCGGTAGAGCATTTGTTTCTGATTTTAAAATTCCCGAATTCAAGATCGGGTCCTTAGATACATTAATAGTTGAATCGGAAGAGCTTTCTAAAGTAGATAACCAAATTGGAGCTTCTATAggcaaaatcattgaaattcttcaagGCCTAACTGAGACGAGCACCAATGCTTACAAAACTTTACCGATCAACAACATGCCAGTTCCTgaatatttggaaaattttcaatggcaAACTAGAAAGTTTAAGTTGGATAAGTCTATTAAAGATTTGATTACATTGATTTCTGACGAATCATCTCAATTGGATGCTGATGTGAGAGCTACATTTGCAAATTACAATAGTGCCAAAACCAACCTGGCTGCTgctgaaagaaagaaaactggtGACCTTTCTGTTAGATCCTTACATGATATTGTCAAGCCAGAAAATTTTGTTCTACATTCTGAACACTTGACCACTGTTCTTGTAGCAGTTCCAAAAAGTTTGAAATCTGATTTTGAGAATTGTTATGAAACTTTGTCCAAGAACGTTGTACCAGCATCTGCAGGTGTAATTGCCGAAGATGCTGAGTATGTCTTATTCAATGTTCActtgttcaagaaaaatgtcCAAGAGTTCACAGCGGCTGCAAGGGAGAAGAAGTTTATCCCTCGTGAATTCAATTACTCCGAGGAACTAATTgaccaattgaaaaaggaacatGACTCTGCTGCAAGTTTAGAGCAATCTTTACGTGTCCAACTAGTTAGATTGGCCAAGACTGCTTATGTTGATGTCTTCATAAATTGGTTCCACATCAAGGCCTTGAGAGTGTACGTGGAATCCGTGTTGCGTTATGGTTTACCACCTCATTTTAACATCAAGATCATAGCTGTTCCACCAAAGAACCTCTCTAGATGTAAATCCGAATTAACTGATGCTTTCGGATTTCTTGGTGGTAATGCTTTtatcaaagacaaaaaagggaaaattAACAAGCAAGATACTTCGCTTCATCAATACGCTTCCCTTGTCGACACAGAATATGAACCATTTGTGATGTATATAATCAACTTATAA
- the SMY1 gene encoding Smy1p, which yields MHWNLMSKEQTASSVSLPTVDNSEPCHIEVLLRTVPEKGLQNNESTFKASSSDNTVLFRTSNGPLQNTTGDTHSTFQFDKVFNANATQKDVQDFLLDPTINDVLNGYNSTILTYGPSFSGKSYSLIGSQDGGGILPNICKALFSTLEDRVKTKGNNFSVSVLAFEIYMEKTYDLLVPLPERKPLKLHRSSSTMDLEIKDIRPAHVSSFEDLKSYIQSVQNSGNRMGYSSEAERSRSHVVFQLHIEQRNRGRDILKNSSLYLIDLHGAEKFDKRTENTLSQDALKKLNQSIEALKNTVECLEIKNLDSIYSAKASHSSTYRESQLTEVLQDSLGGNRKTKVILTCFLSNVPTTLSTLKFGDSIRQINNRVMDNTSGLNLKKKMDLFVQDMKIKDDNYISQINILKAEIDTLKGHSSQSVSKEDLATKYDDSKKENTKLKLQLDSIAQLLNRLTTENPNNSINDEVSEILMKRCEQIAQLELSFDRQVNANSKLEKELEYKKSKEEALESMNVKLLEQIQLQEKEIQELLTTNAILKGELETHTKLNETRNERIKYLEGSVKELGINKSATPSPRKGSVSSSSGNTMSHIEEGSELSNSPWSLNAPSKPVGWGVRKVSSSSIATMGSQESFTPRPFKKGLNLHSIKVTPNTPKSPDSGN from the coding sequence ATGCACTGGAATCTAATGTCAAAAGAGCAGACTGCCTCTTCTGTGTCATTACCAACTGTAGACAACAGTGAACCCTGTCACATCGAAGTTCTCCTGAGGACGGTGCCTGAAAAGGGACTACAAAACAATGAATCAACCTTCAAAGCTAGCTCTTCTGATAATACCGTGTTGTTTCGTACAAGTAACGGGCCATTACAAAATACAACTGGGGATACTCACTCAACATTTCAGTTTGACAAGGTTTTCAATGCTAATGCCACCCAAAAAGACGTTCaagattttcttctagACCCAACAATAAACGACGTCCTAAACGGTTACAATAGTACGATTTTAACATACGGGCCGAGCTTTAGTGGGAAATCTTATTCTCTTATAGGATCACAGGATGGCGGGGGAATACTTCCCAACATTTGCAAAGCCTTATTCTCCACACTGGAAGACAGGGTAAAAACTAAGGGAAACAATTTCAGTGTCAGCGTTTTGGCATTCGAAATATACATGGAAAAAACGTATGATTTATTGGTACCACTAccagaaagaaaaccatTAAAACTACATCGCTCTTCAAGTACGATGGActtggaaatcaaagataTTCGCCCGGCGCATGTCAGCTCGTTCGAGGATTTAAAAAGCTACATTCAATCAGTTCAAAATTCTGGCAATAGGATGGGATATAGTAGTGAAGCAGAACGGTCAAGATCGCATGTCGTTTTTCAGCTACACATAGAGCAGAGAAATAGAGGGCGTGACATACTGAAAAATAGTTCTTTATATTTAATCGATTTACATGGAGCAGagaaatttgataaaaggACTGAAAATACGCTATCACAAGATGCactaaaaaaactaaacCAATCCATTGAAGCCTTAAAAAATACTGTAGAGTGTTTGGAAATTAAAAACCTGGATTCAATATATAGTGCGAAAGCATCACATAGCTCTACCTACCGCGAATCTCAACTAACGGAAGTTTTACAAGACTCTCTTGGTGGCAACAGGAAAACGAAAGTGATTCTGACTTGCTTTTTAAGTAATGTACCAACTACTCTATCAACACTTAAGTTTGGTGACAGTATCCGCCAAATTAATAACAGAGTTATGGATAATACCAGCggtttgaatttgaaaaaaaaaatggactTATTTGTGCAGGACATGAAAATTAAAGATGATAATTACATCTCCCAAATTAACATTTTAAAGGCCGAAATTGACACCTTGAAAGGTCACAGCAGCCAATCTGTCTCCAAGGAGGACTTAGCAACGAAATACGATGATagcaaaaaggaaaacacAAAACTAAAGCTACAGTTGGACAGTATTGCACAGTTATTGAACAGATTGACCACTGAAAATCCCAATAATAGCATCAATGACGAAGTTTCTGAAATATTAATGAAGAGGTGTGAGCAAATCGCTCAGTTAGAATTATCTTTCGACCGACAGGTAAATGCTAAttcaaaattggaaaaagagctagaatacaaaaaatccaaagagGAAGCATTAGAGTCCATGAACGTTAAACTACTAGAACAAATTCAacttcaagaaaaggagaTTCAAGAACTGCTAACCACTAATGCTATTTTAAAGGGTGAATTAGAGACTCATACTAAACTAAATGAGACACgaaatgaaagaataaaatacTTGGAAGGCTCTGTCAAAGAGCTCGGCATTAATAAATCAGCAACCCCATCGCCCAGAAAAGGATCCGTAAGCTCATCATCGGGAAATACCATGTCGCATATTGAAGAAGGTTCTGAATTATCTAATAGTCCTTGGTCACTTAATGCTCCCTCAAAACCCGTTGGATGGGGTGTAAGGAAAGTGTCGTCTAGTAGTATAGCAACAATGGGATCTCAGGAGTCGTTTACGCCAAGGCCGTTTAAGAAAGGATTAAATCTTCATTCTATTAAAGTCACTCCAAATACTCCTAAAAGCCCTGATTCGGGCAACTGA
- the DHR2 gene encoding RNA helicase, which produces MAAANNNNNSSGSKYASKKQNGRRNVHPFNRDTQIKNPSKIIRFNDSNEDDDVSNRLLKDDVVTYKSLKSRANELLRVRKTLPVYQHKSEIMPYINANPVTVLIGETGSGKSTQIPQFILEQIYDKKKHGSIAVTQPRRVAAINLATRVAQEHGCKLGDQVGYSVRFDNTTTAKTRLKYLTDGMLLRELMMNNNLKEYSVIIIDEAHERTVLTDLILGFLKSLIQGPRPDLKIIVMSATLQAEKFSEFFNNAPILFVEGRKFDVSQYYLKAPTDDIVDAVIRCCIQINQGEQLGDVLCFLPGQEEIDKAVTIMEKIAKYVSDETSVPLLIPYPLYAALPPVQQALVFAPVKGFKRKVIFSTNIAETSVTISGVKFVVDSGLRKVKVWRHQLGLATLLTVPISQASAMQRSGRAGRESEGKSFRLYCEPDYLKLPKQSEPEIARSDVTSPVLMLKRYGINDIVNWTWFENPGKEAIIMGLQELYELGALDTRGNITKRGEQMALLPLQPHLSSVLIKASEVGCLSQVIDIISCLSVENLMLNPSPEERDEVNERRLSLCNAGKKYGDLIMLKELFDIYFYELGKSQDANSERNDWCKGLCISLRGFKNVVRVRDQLRVYCKRLFSSINEENEEARKIGEDGDEISKILKCFLTGFIKNTAIGMPDRSYRTVSTGEPISVHPSSMLFLNKSCPGIMYTEYVFTTKGYARNVSRIELSWLQEVVTNGTAVAKQKISSSK; this is translated from the coding sequence ATGGCAGCTGcgaacaacaacaacaacagttCCGGCTCAAAATATGCTtccaaaaagcaaaatggTAGGAGAAATGTACATCCATTCAATAGAGATACTCAAATTAAGAATCCCAGTAAAATCATAAGATTCAATGACTCAAACGAGGACGATGATGTCTCCAACAGacttttgaaagatgatGTTGTTACATACAAATCCTTGAAGAGTCGGGCAAATGAGTTACTTCGAGTGAGAAAGACATTGCCGGTTTATCAACACAAGAGCGAGATAATGCCCTATATCAATGCTAATCCTGTTACAGTGCTTATTGGTGAAACGGGTTCTGGTAAATCGACGCAAATTCCACAGTTCATTTTAGAGCAGATATatgataaaaagaaacacgGATCCATTGCTGTCACTCAACCTCGTCGTGTGGCAGCCATTAATTTGGCTACCCGTGTTGCCCAAGAACATGGTTGTAAATTGGGTGACCAAGTGGGTTATTCTGTTAGATTCGACAATACTACCACTGCAAAAACTAGACTTAAGTACTTAACCGATGGTATGCTACTTAGAGAGCTAATGATGAATAATAACCTCAAGGAATACAGTGTCATTATCATCGATGAAGCGCACGAAAGAACCGTACTGACAGACTTAATATTGGGGTTCTTGAAGTCTTTAATACAAGGACCAAGGccagatttgaaaattatcGTCATGTCTGCTACACTAcaagctgaaaaattcagtgagtttttcaataatgCACCAATTTTGTTTGTGGAAGGTAGAAAATTTGATGTTTCACAATACTACTTGAAGGCACCAACGGACGATATAGTAGATGCTGTGATTAGATGTTGCATACAAATAAACCAGGGTGAACAACTAGGGGATGTCTTATGTTTTTTACCAGGCCAAGAAGAGATTGATAAGGCGGTGACTATAATGGAGAAAATTGCCAAATACGTTTCAGATGAAACATCGGTACCTCTATTAATTCCTTATCCCTTATATGCTGCATTGCCACCTGTGCAACAAGCTTTAGTTTTCGCACCGGTGAAGGGATTCAAGAGGAAGGTCATTTTCAGTACAAATATTGCGGAAACATCCGTTACCATATCTGGCGTaaaatttgttgttgattCAGGACTTCGGAAAGTTAAAGTTTGGAGACATCAGTTGGGGTTGGCCACTTTACTTACCGTGCCCATATCTCAAGCAAGTGCTATGCAAAGAAGTGGTCGTGCTGGTAGAGAAAGTGAGGGCAAAAGTTTCAGGCTTTATTGTGAACCGGATTATTTGAAGTTGCCCAAGCAGAGTGAACCTGAAATAGCAAGGAGTGACGTTACATCTCCTGTGCTAATGCTGAAAAGATATGGTATCAATGACATTGTGAATTGGACCTGGTTTGAAAATCCAGGCAAGGAGGCCATAATCATGGGTCTTCAAGAGCTTTATGAGTTGGGTGCCCTCGATACTCGCGGAAACATAACAAAGCGAGGTGAACAGATGGCTCTGTTGCCATTGCAACCGCATTTGAGTAGCGTTTTAATCAAAGCCAGCGAAGTTGGTTGCTTGAGTCAGGTCATTGACATCATTTCATGTCTCAGTGTGGAAAACTTAATGCTGAATCCATCTCCAGAGGAAAGGGATGAGGTGAATGAGCGCCGTTTGTCCTTATGCAATGCTGGCAAAAAGTACGGTGACCTAATCATGCTAAAGGAGCTCTTTGATATTTATTTCTACGAATTAGGGAAAAGTCAAGACGCAAACTCCGAAAGAAACGATTGGTGTAAAGGCTTATGCATTTCGTTACGTGGGTTCAAAAATGTAGTTCGTGTCAGAGATCAGTTAAGAGTTTATTGTAAGcgtctcttttcttcaatcaaTGAGGAAAACGAAGAGGCCAGAAAGATCGGTGAAGATGGTGACGAAATTTCCAAGATCCTGAAATGTTTCTTAACTGGGTTTATCAAGAATACCGCCATCGGAATGCCGGACAGGTCGTATAGAACTGTTTCCACTGGGGAGCCAATAAGTGTTCATCCGTCATCTATGCTATTCCTGAACAAGAGTTGTCCTGGTATAATGTATACAGAGTATGTCTTTACCACCAAAGGGTATGCCAGAAATGTTAGTAGAATTGAACTTTCATGGCTACAAGAAGTTGTGACTAATGGAACTGCCGTAGCAAAGCAGAAAATTTCTAGTTCAAAGTAA
- the PSG1 gene encoding Psg1p — protein MRFQDNAFILFFLASFCQYVHGARAVHRPKEKMTTSEEVKPWVRTIYGSLNEIVTPTVIAGVTFSAKPDPTPNPLQPWVSLKKDGTPQTIKPEIKKGRTQKQKPDYSTYFKTATMHTFSYEELKAVNMDPDDVHEEEEFVDEDDTYVSLNPIIRCTPDRYFSKGPAKDIPSEPFCTPRENSDWKVGKTYFVTWYTRFFEDENSDTVADKVRVHLSYVKEKSVEMGNHKRDISGTFFTSEWIDNVDGLLPIEIKEDWLQNTYERRIIVSVQPYNIPDEDFDPRLNGVLLYIRMGSKVYKPTKEQLALQDAGISDDKWYYIALSIPTVVVIFFVLMYFFLYANGKNRDFTDVTRKALNKKRRVLGKFSEMKKFKTMRNHKYTELPSYKKTGKQN, from the coding sequence ATGAGGTTTCAAGATAATGCTttcatcctttttttcttggcttcGTTTTGCCAGTATGTTCATGGTGCAAGAGCAGTTCATCGTCCAAAGGAGAAAATGACTACTTCCGAGGAAGTTAAACCTTGGGTCCGTACAATTTACGGATCCCTAAATGAAATTGTCACACCAACGGTTATTGCTGGCGTTACTTTTTCTGCTAAGCCAGATCCAACTCCGAATCCATTACAACCTTGGGtatctttgaagaaagatggTACTCCACAGACCATTAAACCAGAAATCAAGAAGGGCCGTAcccaaaaacaaaaacctGATTACTCGACCTATTTCAAGACCGCCACTATGCATACATTTTCGTACGAAGAGTTGAAAGCTGTCAATATGGACCCTGATGACGTccacgaagaagaagagtttgtggatgaagatgatacttatgtttctttgaatCCTATTATCAGATGCACTCCCGATCGGTACTTCAGCAAAGGACCAGCGAAAGATATCCCCAGTGAACCATTCTGTACACCTCGTGAAAATTCCGACTGGAAAGTTGGCAAGACTTATTTCGTCACTTGGTATACAAGGTTTTTCGAAGACGAGAATTCTGATACAGTCGCTGATAAAGTCCGTGTCCATTTGTCTTatgtcaaagaaaaatccgTAGAGATGGGAAATCACAAGAGGGATATTTCTGGAACATTTTTCACATCTGAATGGATTGACAATGTCGATGGCCTACTGCCaattgaaatcaaagaagattGGTTGCAGAATACATACGAGCGTAGAATAATTGTCTCTGTTCAACCATACAACATACCAGATGAAGACTTTGATCCACGACTAAACGGTGTGTTGTTGTATATCCGCATGGGTTCCAAGGTATATAAACCTACGAAGGAGCAGTTGGCTTTGCAAGATGCAGGTATATCAGACGACAAATGGTACTATATTGCATTATCTATACCTACTGTTGTagtgatattttttgtCCTCATgtactttttcttatacGCTAACGGAAAGAATAGAGATTTCACTGATGTCACAAGAAAGGCCCTGAATAAGAAACGCCGTGTATTAGGTAAATTCtcagaaatgaaaaaatttaaaactATGAGAAATCACAAGTACACCGAACTGCCATCCTATAAAAAAACCGGTAAACAAAACTAG
- the AAN1 gene encoding Aan1p translates to MAKDLMPKQTANKPSLKACTCKRCVNLSASREKKIRRKKKGEEKRERHYGSRRKLTFNFLKHTNLENTNYDVITSVGYLNEKYGLKKSHYIEKFIKCIHRKINIDVSKITDDYVDSLSPWVKVKLFLLLVTLSEKGGPEYWLDKTDGDKNSESFSSENGTEDSINGEGSAKIPTLKDEMSKAHKNIFPTLTEQIIQHNINQDFTESTYDEDYVFSSIWANFMEGLINHYLEKVIVPYSEMKVCQQLYKPMMKIISLYNEYNELMVKSEKNGFLPSLQESDNANGEKSEKDSKDDAVSQERLERAQKLLWQAREDIPKTISKELTLLSEMYSTLSADEQDYELDEFVCCAEEYIELEYLPALVDVLFANCGTNNFWKIMLVLEPFFYYIEDVGGDDDEDEDNADNSENEEDHLHTKNAEREDAVVEHHFKPDPRVITLEKICEVAARQKWI, encoded by the coding sequence ATGGCCAAAGATTTAATGCCTAAGCAAACAGCCAACAAACCATCGTTGAAGGCTTGTACTTGCAAAAGATGTGTTAATTTGAGCGCTTCaagagagaagaagatcagaagaaagaagaaaggcgaagagaaaagagagagaCATTATGGAAGTAGACGGAAATTGACGTTTAACTTTTTGAAGCATAcgaatttggaaaataccAATTACGACGTGATCACTTCTGTTGGATATCTTAATGAAAAGTATGgactgaaaaaatcacaTTACATCgaaaaattcattaaatGCATCCAcaggaaaataaatatcGATGTAAGTAAAATCACCGATGACTACGTGGATTCGCTGAGTCCCTGGGTTAAAGTAAAACTTTTTCTCCTGTTGGTAACTTTATCCGAAAAAGGTGGTCCAGAATACTGGCTCGATAAGACAGATGGTGATAAAAACTCAGAATCATTTTCGTCAGAAAATGGCACGGAAGATTCCATTAACGGTGAGGGTAGCGCAAAAATACCAACattaaaagatgaaatgTCTAAGGcccataaaaatattttccCTACTTTAACAGAACAGATCATACAGCACAACATTAATCAAGATTTTACGGAGTCGACGTATGACGAAGATTatgtcttttcttctatttggGCGAATTTCATGGAAGGATTAATCAATCattatttggaaaaggtTATCGTACCTTATTCGGAGATGAAGGTCTGTCAACAACTATACAAaccaatgatgaaaatcATTTCATTGTACAACGAGTATAATGAACTTATGGTTAAAAGCGAAAAGAACGGTTTCTTACCTTCTTTGCAAGAATCTGATAATGCTAATGGTGAAAAAAGCGAAAAAGACAGCAAGGATGATGCTGTTAGTCAAGAAAGGCTTGAAAGAGCCCAAAAATTGCTATGGCAAGCTCGAGAAGATATTCCAAAAACTATCAGCAAAGAGCTAACTTTGCTGTCAGAAATGTATTCAACATTATCTGCTGACGAGCAAGACTACGAACTAGATGAATTTGTGTGTTGCGCGGAAGAGTATATCGAATTAGAGTATCTTCCCGCGCTTGTTGATGTTTTATTTGCTAACTGTGGCACAAACAACTTCTGGAAGATTATGTTGGTGTTGGAACCTTTCTTTTACTACATCGAAGATGTCGGCGGagatgacgacgaagacgaagacaATGCCGATAACAGTgagaatgaagaagaccaCCTACACACTAAAAACGCGGAGAGAGAAGATGCAGTGGTTGAACACCATTTCAAGCCTGATCCGAGAGTAATTACTCTGGAGAAAATATGTGAAGTCGCTGCAAGGCAAAAATGGATATAA
- the MUD2 gene encoding Mud2p, protein MTDEKRLEDLRSKIMESIGRSDKDSVGVENKRSNTNNGYIDAHSKRQRSDGKLPTAPKSRDARYSRSNGLQSSAIVNANRSTYDQSRAGPHRQGQRDALGRSYNRENRYNTHGSVPQWNDNSFSRQRDERRGRSERSDRRDRNGNENYGRFGNQRKNDGRKFHDDHEKMQVQTNRHDMNYNAQNVIYPGSAFDSPAYYNMASSKANSRLIISGLSHSTNPRIVADLKALLENYVAGLKETEKNSEDFEITDFFIGEGSPNHVIVEFSSQICSTMVLACRSFFKAKLGDVELDWRRPNEYVQQLDHLVGFCRGTVIALENLENVKEANDDKMKELLASFNIANGASKLLFYNCSLGANNTDKEPEFTKCVLLLFEVVTPDILDKLKPYKWFKPNDGKTSQVTSWITFQSLPNLVTQSVHPESVVLMLLNCLDPLDLKDETFITEVKETLKYTVKGIEVIKICQPGVDYRLNYENLAVGAGNIYIKFKTLEAAKNAMEELPGTQFNDRTVLCTYIDESDFDMMEAIQLP, encoded by the coding sequence ATGACAGACGAAAAAAGACTGGAGGATTTGAGGTCCAAAATCATGGAGTCTATAGGAAGATCAGACAAGGATTCTGTGGGAGTTGAGAATAAAAGATCCAACACAAATAATGGTTATATAGATGCACATTCCAAGAGACAAAGAAGCGATGGTAAGCTTCCGACTGCGCCAAAAAGCAGAGATGCCCGATATTCCCGCAGTAACGGACTACAGTCTTCAGCTATTGTGAACGCGAATCGATCTACTTATGACCAATCAAGGGCTGGTCCTCATCGCCAAGGTCAACGAGATGCATTAGGGAGATCATACAATAGAGAAAACAGATATAATACTCACGGCTCTGTTCCACAATGGAACGACAATTCCTTTAGCAGACAAAGGGatgaaagaagaggaagaagcgAAAGATCAGATAGAAGAGACAGGAACGGAAATGAAAACTACGGTCGTTTTGGGaatcaaaggaaaaatgaCGGTCGTAAGTTCCACGATGACCATGAAAAAATGCAAGTACAAACTAATAGGCACGATATGAACTATAATGCTCAAAATGTTATTTACCCCGGCTCAGCGTTTGATTCTCCGGCTTACTATAACATGGCTTCCTCTAAGGCAAATTCAAGACTCATTATCTCGGGTTTATCTCACAGCACCAATCCCCGCATTGTAGCGGATTTGAAAGCTTTGCTAGAAAATTATGTTGCAGGCTTGAAGGAAACTGAGAAGAATTCGGaggattttgaaattacggatttttttattggtgAAGGAAGCCCCAACCATGTCATTGTCGAGTTTAGCTCCCAGATATGTAGTACTATGGTTTTGGCTTGCCgatcatttttcaaagcgAAACTTGGTGATGTAGAATTAGATTGGAGGAGGCCAAACGAATACGTTCAACAACTGGATCATTTGGTTGGGTTTTGCAGAGGTACGGTAATCGCTCTAGAGAATTTAGAAAATGTGAAGGAAGCtaatgatgataaaatgAAAGAGTTACTCGCGTCATTTAATATAGCAAACGGTGCTTCCAAACTGCTTTTTTACAACTGCTCTCTCGGTGCAAATAATACTGACAAAGAACCCGAATTTACCAAATGCGTCCTATTATTGTTTGAAGTAGTCACTCCAGATATTCTAGATAAATTAAAACCATACAAGTGGTTCAAGCCGAACGACGGCAAGACATCGCAAGTTACATCATGGATTACGTTTCAAAGCTTGCCAAATCTTGTTACCCAATCTGTGCATCCAGAATCTGTAGTTTTAATGCTTTTGAACTGTTTGGACCCATTGGATTTGAAGGATGAGACATTCATCACAGAGGTCAAAGAAACTTTAAAGTATACTGTAAAGGGAATAGAAGTGATCAAGATATGTCAACCGGGTGTAGATTACAGACTTAATTATGAAAACCTGGCCGTAGGTGCTGGTAATATTTATATCAAGTTCAAAACATTGGAAGCCGCAAAAAACGCCATGGAAGAACTACCGGGCACGCAATTCAACGATCGTACAGTTCTGTGCACGTATATAGATGAGAGTGATTTTGATATGATGGAGGCGATCCAATTGCCATGA